One genomic region from Rhizophagus irregularis chromosome 23, complete sequence encodes:
- a CDS encoding H(+)-transporting V1 sector ATPase subunit D has product MSGAGPRINIFPTRMALTTMKTKLKGAQTGHSLLKRKSEALTKRFRAIVQKIDEAKQKMGKVMQTASFSLAEVSYIAGDISYQVQESVKSAQFRVRTKQENVSGVMLPTFESYLEGGNAFELTGLGRGGQQVQKCKETYIKAVETLVELASLQTAFVILDEVIKVTNRRVNAIEHVIIPKIENTIKYITSELDEQDREEFFRLKKVQGKKKKDQQAAEIEKLRTGQDDAQNYDSQPADLLEKNDDTDVIF; this is encoded by the exons ATGTCTGGAGCAGGACCTAGAATCAACATTTTCCCTACTCgcat GGCTTTGACTACTATGAAGACAAAGTTGAAAGGGGCACAAACAGGTCACAGCTTGTTGAAACGTAAAAGTGAAGCTCTTACCAAGAGGTTCAGAGCGATCGTTCAAAAAATTGACGAa GCTAAGCAAAAAATGGGTAAAGTAATGCAAACAGCTTCGTTCTCTTTAGCAGAAGTGTCGTACATTGCTGGTGATATTAg ttatcAAGTTCAAGAAAGTGTCAAGAGTGCTCAATTCCGCGTTCGTACAAAGCAAGAAAATGTTTCAGGAGTAATGTTACCTACTTTTGAGAGTTATCTTGAGGGAGGAAATG CTTTTGAATTAACAGGTCTTGGACGTGGCGGTCAACAAGTACAAAAATGTAAAGAAACATATATTAAGGCTGTAGAAACTTTGGTTGAATTGGCCTCTTTGCAG aCGGCATTCGTCATTTTGGATGAAGTTATCAAAGTAACTAATCGTCGTGTAAATGCTATCGAGCATGTTATTATACCAAAAATAGAgaatactataaaatatataacttcTGAATTGGATGAACAAGACCGTGAAGAATTCTTCAG attaaagaaaGTTCAGggtaaaaagaagaaagatcAACAAGCAGCTGAAATAGAAAAGCTTAGGACTGGCCAAG aTGACGCACAGAATTATGACTCTCAACCCGCAgatttattggaaaaaaatgaCGACACCGacgttatattttaa
- a CDS encoding uncharacterized protein (MEROPS:MER0020175), with protein sequence MFLVKMFKKIFFLTIVLAIFYIIATRPELPQSETSPIDKPVTKKYVIMFKPKTSEKVMDDVKLQIVNNGGSIYLEYYMIKGFAAEIPESFVQTLEHNPNINSMEEDQLVHTMK encoded by the exons ATGTTTTTAGTAAagatgtttaaaaaaatattttttttaacgatcgttcttgcaatattttatataattgcGACAAGACCTGAATTGCCGCAATCTGAAACGTCACCTATTGATAAACCTG TGAccaaaaaatatgttattatgTTCAAACCGAAAACCTCAGAAAAAGTAATGGACGATGTAAAACTACAAATTGTGAATAACGGAGGATCTATATATTTAGAGTACTATATGATCAAGGGTTTTGCAGCTGAAATACCAGAATCTTTTGTTCAAACTCTTGAACATAATCCTAACATAAACTCTATGGAAGAGGATCAACTTG tACACACAATGAAATAA